Proteins from a single region of Abyssalbus ytuae:
- a CDS encoding RagB/SusD family nutrient uptake outer membrane protein yields MKKVQFYILALSTLAFLNSCTDLEIDDSDSIIDDSAAGEFTGVANVESSLTDLYNGLNRVGDQANIYAISEVSTDELLIPTRGTDWGDNGIWRTLHQHTWDSNHNYILAAWNNWNSTIYQSTQIIDSRSEGTPEQIALAKFARAYAMWIIMDNFGQVPFRTPDEGPKVNPNILTRTEALEFVLADLDDAIADLPSAAAESGDALKRGTKAAARFLKAKVLLNAHVYDGTGTATTASMNEVVELVDAIAAEGFALEAGYFDIFKQEADNETIWWLPTGVGNRIWNGLHYSQGAPGNDGGGWNGFTTLSEFYDLFEGEPDNNYVGAGQEERRGWVPDASNADDTNYGIGYGFLIGTQYGADGEPKTSRAGTDLVFSRDFPGLVGNNDATGIRTIKYHPANGAFTEHEIMFRYSDAHLMKAEAIMRGAATGGDALALVNELRVLRDATPLTSLSEQDMIDERGRELYKEMWRRNDLIRFGQFTKDWEFKDPTSVGDETKNLFPIPASALLSNPNLVQNPGY; encoded by the coding sequence ATGAAAAAAGTCCAATTTTATATACTTGCTTTATCAACCTTAGCATTTTTAAATTCCTGTACCGATCTCGAAATAGATGATTCGGATTCTATAATTGATGATTCTGCTGCAGGAGAATTTACAGGAGTAGCAAATGTTGAATCATCATTAACAGACCTATATAATGGTTTAAACAGAGTGGGAGACCAAGCTAATATTTATGCCATTTCTGAAGTTTCTACAGATGAATTGTTAATTCCTACCCGGGGTACAGACTGGGGAGACAATGGTATTTGGAGAACTTTACATCAACATACCTGGGATTCAAACCATAATTACATTTTAGCCGCATGGAACAATTGGAATTCAACTATTTATCAATCTACTCAAATAATTGACAGCAGAAGTGAGGGAACCCCGGAACAAATAGCATTAGCCAAATTTGCAAGAGCATATGCCATGTGGATAATAATGGATAATTTTGGTCAGGTTCCATTTAGAACTCCCGATGAAGGGCCAAAAGTTAATCCGAATATTCTCACCAGAACAGAAGCTTTAGAGTTTGTTTTAGCCGATCTGGATGATGCAATAGCAGATTTACCCAGCGCTGCTGCAGAAAGTGGTGACGCATTGAAAAGAGGCACAAAAGCTGCTGCCAGGTTTTTAAAAGCAAAAGTGTTGTTAAATGCCCATGTATATGATGGAACAGGTACTGCTACCACTGCTAGTATGAATGAAGTAGTAGAATTGGTTGATGCTATTGCTGCTGAAGGCTTTGCCCTGGAAGCCGGCTATTTTGACATCTTTAAACAAGAAGCTGACAATGAAACTATTTGGTGGTTACCTACCGGTGTAGGAAACAGAATCTGGAATGGCTTGCACTATAGCCAGGGCGCTCCCGGAAACGATGGCGGCGGATGGAATGGTTTTACTACACTTTCTGAATTTTATGACTTATTTGAAGGAGAACCGGACAACAATTATGTAGGAGCCGGACAAGAAGAAAGAAGAGGCTGGGTTCCTGATGCTTCTAATGCCGATGACACCAATTATGGTATTGGATATGGTTTCTTAATTGGCACACAATACGGCGCAGACGGTGAACCTAAAACAAGCAGAGCAGGTACTGATTTAGTGTTTAGTCGTGATTTTCCTGGCTTAGTAGGTAATAATGATGCAACAGGAATCAGGACTATCAAATATCATCCTGCCAATGGTGCTTTTACCGAACATGAAATTATGTTCAGGTATTCAGACGCTCACCTGATGAAAGCCGAAGCCATAATGAGAGGAGCCGCTACAGGTGGTGATGCTTTGGCCTTAGTGAATGAATTAAGGGTTCTTAGAGATGCAACCCCTCTAACTTCATTATCAGAGCAAGATATGATTGATGAAAGAGGAAGAGAATTATATAAAGAGATGTGGAGAAGAAATGATCTGATCCGTTTTGGACAATTCACAAAAGACTGGGAATTTAAAGATCCTACCTCAGTAGGTGATGAAACTAAAAATCTTTTCCCAATACCTGCCAGTGCATTACTTTCTAATCCTAATTTAGTACAAAATCCGGGATACTAA